From one Lolium rigidum isolate FL_2022 chromosome 4, APGP_CSIRO_Lrig_0.1, whole genome shotgun sequence genomic stretch:
- the LOC124646578 gene encoding F-box/FBD/LRR-repeat protein At1g13570-like, translating into MEHKIFLFEIVEHEISPAKICKSVADEDIITNLPDALKDKILCCLPIKEAVRTCLLSRNWRYTWASMTELVFRRSDFASGNGNAKYDACKFLKFTDMFLSLHNGPILKFGLNTGIEMLSTGGHIYRWMLMLSRNGIKEIHLMTSTFDRYKIPSCFFFCDRLEHVYLRACILTSSQLPLSKGFKQLSTLHLEHISVQGNSIGDLVASCPNLEKLHLAKLISMHHIYIHSTKLKILTIEGQFQHLNLHTPYLTSATIKLKLQSELNDASTARCNFNLSEFIGSLSDAETIILHGPILECVDHEFLILKTTGLFNRLTYISLEINLGNLKEANLALCLFQHAPNLTCIDLMLIPRNLMVTPVRFWESIDRHVCLFQKVHTVGMTNFTGSFAELGFLKLLLEDAPVLRKVIISDKGLDRGVFQNLLKMRRTSKEAEIVIV; encoded by the exons ATGGAGCACAAAATTTTTCTTTTCGAGATTGTGGAGCACGAAATTTCCCCAGCGAAGATATGCAAATCTGTTGCAGATGAAGATATAATCACCAACCTACCGGACGCTCTCAAAGACAAAATCCTGTGCTGCTTGCCAATAAAAGAAGCTGTTCGAACTTGCCTCTTGTCAAGGAACTGGAGGTACACATGGGCTTCAATGACCGAACTGGTGTTCAGGAGATCTGATTTTGCTTCAGGAAATGGCAATGCAAAATATGATGCATGCAAGTTTCTTAAGTTCACTGATATGTTTCTCTCCCTGCACAATGGCCCAATTCTGAAGTTTGGACTGAATACTGGGATTGAAATGCTATCCACTGGAGGACACATTTACCGCTGGATGCTTATGTTATCAAGAAATGGAATTAAGGAAATTCATCTTATGACAAGTACATTTGACCGTTACAAGATCCCATCTTGCTTTTTCTTCTGTGATAGACTAGAACATGTGTACCTGCGAGCTTGTATCTTAACTAGTTCACAGTTGCCACTATCTAAAGGCTTCAAACAATTGAGTACTCTCCATCTAGAACATATCTCTGTGCAAGGAAACAGTATAGGGGATTTAGTTGCGAGTTGCCCGAATTTGGAGAAACTTCACCTTGCTAAGTTGATCAGCATGCACCATATCTATATTCATTCAACAAAGCTCAAGATACTAACAATTGAAGGCCAGTTTCAACACCTGAATCTGCATACGCCCTATCTTACTTCTGCAACCATCAAACTGAAACTGCAATCTGAGTTAAATGATGCTTCGACGGCCAGATGCAACTTCAATCTTTCTGAGTTTATTGGTTCTCTTTCAGATGCTGAGACCATTATACTTCATGGGCCGATCTTGGAG TGTGTAGACCATGAATTCTTGATTCTGAAGACGACAGGACTATTCAACCGGCTGACATATATAAGCCTGGAGATCAACCTTGGTAATCTGAAGGAGGCAAATCTTGCTCTCTGCTTATTTCAGCATGCCCCCAACCTCACATGTATCGATCTAATG CTCATTCCCAGGAATCTCATGGTAACCCCAGTGCGTTTCTGGGAATCGATAGATCGTCATGTATGTCTCTTCCAGAAGGTTCATACAGTTGGTATGACCAACTTTACTGGCTCCTTCGCAGAGCTAGGCTTCTTGAAGCTTTTACTTGAAGATGCACCGGTGCTAAGAAAAGTGATAATAAGTGACAAGGGATTGGACAGAGGTGTCTTCCAGAATCTCCTAAAGATGAGAAGAACATCAAAGGAggcagaaatagtgattgtctga
- the LOC124647882 gene encoding F-box/FBD/LRR-repeat protein At1g13570-like: protein MGFPLSNCVQGLALTVQAYQMEHKIFFFEIVEHEFSPAKICKSVADEDIITNLPEALKDKIMCCLPIKEAVRTYLLSRNWRYTWASMTELVFRRSDFASGNGNTKDDACRFLKFTDMFLSLHNGPILKFGLNTLGTEMLSTGGHIYRWMLMLSRNGIKEIRLRTSKYNTYRIPSCFFSCDGLECVYLRACTLTSSQLPPLSKGFKQLHILHLEYISVQGNSLEDLVTSCPNLEKLHLLKLISMNHINIHSTKLKILTIEGQFQHLNLHTPYLISATIKLILQPDLNDASTARCNFNLSQFIGSLSDAENITLHGRILECVDHEFLILKTTGLFNRLTYISLEINLGNLKEANLALCLFQHAPNLRCIDLMLIPRNLMVPPVRFWESIDRHVCLFQNVHTVGMTNFTGSFAELGFLKLLLEDAPVLRKVIISDKGLDRGVFQNLLKMRRTSKEAEIVIL from the exons ATGGG GTTTCCTTTATCAAACTGCGTGCAGGGTCTCGCTCTCACAGTTCAAGCGTACCAAATGGAGCAcaaaattttttttttcgagattGTGGAGCACGAATTTTCCCCAGCGAAGATATGCAAATCTGTTGCAGATGAAGATATAATCACCAACCTACCGGAGGCTCTCAAAGACAAAATCATGTGCTGCTTGCCAATAAAAGAAGCTGTTCGAACTTACCTCTTGTCAAGGAACTGGAGGTACACATGGGCTTCAATGACCGAACTGGTGTTCAGGAGATCTGATTTTGCTTCAGGAAATGGcaatacgaaagatgatgcatgCAGGTTTCTTAAGTTCACTGATATGTTTCTCTCCCTGCACAATGGCCCAATTCTGAAGTTTGGACTGAATACCCTTGGGACTGAAATGCTATCCACTGGAGGACACATTTACCGTTGGATGCTTATGTTATCAAGAAATGGAATTAAGGAAATTCGACTGAGGACAAGTAAATATAACACTTACAGGATCCCATCTTGTTTTTTCTCCTGTGACGGACTAGAATGTGTGTACCTGAGAGCTTGTACTTTGACTAGTTCACAGCTGCCACCACTATCTAAAGGCTTCAAACAATTGCACATTCTTCATCTAGAATACATCTCTGTGCAAGGAAACAGTTTAGAGGATTTAGTCACGAGTTGCCCGAATTTGGAGAAACTTCACCTTTTGAAGTTGATCAGCATGAACCATATCAATATTCATTCAACAAAGCTCAAGATACTAACAATTGAAGGCCAGTTTCAACACCTGAATCTGCATACGCCGTATCTTATTTCTGCAACCATCAAACTGATATTGCAACCTGACTTAAATGATGCTTCAACGGCCAGATGCAACTTCAATCTTTCTCAATTTATTGGTTCTCTTTCAGATGCTGAGAACATTACACTTCATGGGCGGATCTTGGAG TGTGTAGACCATGAATTCTTGATTCTGAAGACGACAGGACTATTCAACCGGCTGACATATATAAGCCTGGAGATCAACCTTGGTAATCTGAAGGAGGCAAATCTTGCTCTCTGCTTATTTCAGCATGCCCCCAACCTGCGATGTATCGATCTAATG CTCATTCCCAGGAATCTCATGGTACCCCCAGTGCGTTTCTGGGAATCGATAGATCGTCATGTATGTCTCTTCCAGAACGTTCATACAGTTGGTATGACCAACTTTACTGGCTCCTTCGCAGAGCTAGGCTTCTTGAAGCTTTTACTTGAAGATGCACCGGTGCTAAGAAAAGTGATAATAAGTGACAAGGGATTGGACAGAGGTGTCTTCCAGAATCTCCTAAAGATGAGAAGAACATCAAAGGAGGCAGAA ATAGTGATTCTCTGA
- the LOC124707970 gene encoding uncharacterized protein LOC124707970 — protein sequence MALSGPHLAVLLALCAFAMAQPAAGANVSITTCRSFCGNITVDYPFALHPGCGHAGFRDLLFCIDRVLMLHLPSGSYRVLDIDYAYRGLTLHDPAMSDCRALDRSPAGRGNGFVVEPWRAPYLAPDPDNVFLLLGCRASSPLFQGFPDRHLPCRNVSGMGCADYSGCPAWDDYYDDGRRRPSGAAYGTAVPPECCAVSWGAIRSVNVSRLQCEGYSSAYSLAPVRAAEGAGGWAYGIRVAWQLPEANRGFCGACRATGGVCGHDEGSHADLCLCGDWNSTSNCDSSSDSARSSAAAPGTAAASLFLAVLVSGLSSLWLYGSMANI from the exons ATGGCGCTCTCAGGCCCTCACCTAGCCGTCCTGCTCGCTTTGTGCGCATTCGCCATGGCGCAGCCGGCCGCCGGCGCCAACGTGTCGATCACGACGTGCCGGTCCTTCTGCGGCAACATCACGGTGGACTACCCGTTCGCGCTCCACCCGGGGTGCGGCCACGCCGGGTTCCGCGACCTGCTCTTCTGCATCGACCGCGTGCTCATGCTGCACCTCCCCTCGGGCTCCTACCGCGTCCTCGACATCGACTACGCCTACCGCGGCCTCACCCTGCACGACCCGGCCATGTCCGACTGCCGCGCCCTCGACCGCTCCCCGGCCGGCCGCGGCAACGGCTTCGTCGTCGAGCCGTGGCGCGCGCCGTACCTGGCTCCGGACCCGGACAACGTGTTCCTCCTCCTCGGCTGCCGCGCCAGCTCGCCGCTCTTCCAGGGCTTCCCCGACCGCCACCTGCCGTGCCGGAACGTGTCCGGGATGGGCTGCGCCGACTACTCCGGCTGCCCAGCCTGGGACGACTACTACGACGACGGGCGCCGGAGGCCCTCGGGGGCGGCGTACGGGACGGCCGTGCCGCCAGAGTGCTGCGCGGTGTCGTGGGGCGCCATCCGGTCGGTGAACGTCAGCCGGCTCCAGTGCGAGGGGTACAGCAGCGCTTACAGCCTCGCACCCGTGCGCGCGGCGGAGGGGGCCGGCGGGTGGGCGTACGGCATCAGGGTGGCGTGGCAGCTGCCGGAGGCCAACCGGGGGTTCTGCGGCGCCTGCCGCGCCACGGGCGGGGTGTGCGGGCACGACGAGGGGAGCCACGCCGACCTGTGCCTCTGCGGCGACTGGAACTCCACCTCCAACTGCGACTCCTCGTCGGACTCCGCGCGGTCCAGCGCCGCGGCGCCTGGCACCGCCGCTGCGTCTCTCTTCTTGGCAGTTCTTGTCTCAG GATTGTCTTCTCTCTGGTTGTACGGATCAATGGCAAATATCTGA